A window from Triticum aestivum cultivar Chinese Spring chromosome 6D, IWGSC CS RefSeq v2.1, whole genome shotgun sequence encodes these proteins:
- the LOC732712 gene encoding protein H2A.5, with amino-acid sequence MAGRKGGDRKKAVTRSVKAGLQFPVGRIGRYLKKGRYAQRVGSGAPVYLAAVLEYLAAEVLELAGNAAKDNKKTRIIPRHLLLAVRNDQELGRLLAGVTIAHGGVIPNINSVLLPKKSPAAAEKEAKSQKAAAKSPKKKTAATKE; translated from the exons ATGGCCGGAAGGAAGGGCGGCGACAGGAAGAAGGCGGTGACCCGCTCCGTCAAGGCCGGGCTGCAGTTCCCCGTCGGCCGCATCGGGCGCTACCTCAAGAAGGGCCGCTACGCCCAGCGCGTCGGCTCCGGCGCCCCCGTCTACCTCGCCGCCGTCCTCGAGTACCTCGCCGCCGAG GTCCTGGAGCTTGCCGGCAACGCGGCCAAGGACAACAAGAAGACGCGCATCATCCCGCGCCACCTGCTGCTGGCCGTCCGCAACGACCAGGAGCTCGGCAGGCTGCTCGCCGGCGTCACCATCGCCCACGGCGGCGTCATCCCCAACATCAACTCcgtgctgctccccaagaagtcccCCGCAgccgccgagaaggaggccaagtcGCAGAAGGCCGCCGCCAAGTCCCCCAAGAAGAAGACCGCAGCCACCAAGGAGTAG